GACGGGATTTTTTTAGAAAAAAAACAGGGGCGCGGCGAACCGTACCCCTGCATTAAAGGCTGCTTACGCGCTGGCGATCTCTTTTTCCAGAGACGGGGCTATCTGGACCGGTTTGACATATTTTTCAACGTCTTTCCGGTTCCCCACCACGCCCAATTTCTTGAAAAGGAAGTCAAACTTGGCTTCCAGCTCTCCCCGGAGCGTCGCCCGAACCTCGCTTGGCAAGGTCCAGATTTCCTCCTTGACCAGCCCAAAACCCTTTTTACGGGTCTTGTAAATGAACTGTTCCTCTGTCTGCCCTTCTTTCCACTCCGCCTTGAACTTTTCCTTGAGCAGCCCGTACATCTTGTCCCGGAGCGGCTGGGGAAGGTTTGGCGAGTCATACACCATGTTCTGGAAACCGGTGGCAAGATGCACCTCGGAAGTTGTGGTCTCCGGGAACCTGTGGAAAGCGTCGTCCGGCAAGGTTGACGCGCCATGCTGCACGGCGCCGGAAAGGCCGTATTTCTCCCGCGCCGTATGGCTCATCTTTTCCAGGGTGTCAAAGTCCAGCTTCACTTTTGCGATGGTGCCGTCCGCCAGGGGGACGCCGCCGTGGGTGGTGCCGGTCTGCACCGACACTTTGCTTATCCCTTTAAGGTTGGCCCCGTATTTTTTCAATGTCGAATTGTATCCGTCCATATACGCCACAAGTTCTTCCACTGTGGAGTTTTTCTCCCCCACTTCGCCTATCTCCCCGCCGACGGACACGGTGACCCCCGCCGGTTCATGCTTGCGCACATGGGCGGTCAGCTCCGCCCCCACCTCGAAGTTGAGCCTCTGCTGCCCGGTCAAATCCGGCTTTGACAGGTCCACAAGCGTGGATGTGTCTATATCTATATTGTAAAAGCCCCCTTCGACGGCCTCCGCGATCAGTTTCTTGAGGGTCTCCACTTCCTTGGCCGGGTCGGCCTTGTATTTTTTCACGTTGACCTGGAAATGGTCCCCCTGCACGAACACGGGGCCTCTGAAGCCTTCCTTGATGGCGGCGGCCAGCATCACAGCCGTGTACTCCGCCGGGCGCTGGAACGTGTATTCGATCTCCGACTTGGCGATCTCGTATATGAACGTGCCGCAATTGTTCCTGACGGCGGTGCGGGCAAGAGCCCTGGCCACGTCATACGTCATGCCGCGTATATTGACGGCCGGGACGGTGTATCCCTTCACTTCGCCGCGCCCCATCGCCTCGTACAGCCCCTGGATGGAGGCCGACCACACACCCAGCGCGATACCAACGGACTTTATCGCCCATCTGGCAGTGCCGCGGATTTCAGGAGTCTGGCCGAAAACGGCGTTATAGGCCAGTTTGTCTATTGCCTTGCCCTGGCAAGCGGATGGATCGGTGATCTTCAGCGATCCGCCCTCGGCAACGGCGCAATTGGATATCGAAGCGAGCAGCTCTTTAGCGTCGGCAACTTTCATTATCCACCCCCAAGATCAAGTTGAACGCACTCGGGAAAGGCTTTTGAAAAGCATTTTGCAGCCCCCCGTTCCCCGTTAAAACCTTGTCTAAAATATCACACTCGCAGGGGCGGAGCCAATGGCAAATGGGGCGCGAAAATTAAGCATGTATTTTGATGAACGCCACGCATGCTTTATTTCATTTTTCCCGCCCACGCCTACCCCATGAACTTCTCGAAAAACCCCTTTTGATGCGGCCGCACTTCACCGCCGTCCAGCTCCGCAAGCTCGCGCAATAGTTCTTCCTGCCGTTTGCTTATCTTTGCCGGCGTGACCACCACGAGACGTATGATCAGGTCCCCCTTCCCATAATGGCGAAGGTGAGGCACTCCCCTGCCCTCCAGCTTGTGGAGCGTGTCTGACTGCGTCCCTGCGGGCGCCGTAAAGCTCTCCTCCCCGTCCAATGTGGATATCTTGATGTCCGCCCCGAGCGCCGCCTGGGAGAATGTCACCGGCACTGTCACCAGCACATCGTCGCCATGACGCTGGAACTTATCGCTCTCCTTCACATATATCACCACATACAGCGACCCCGCAGGGCCGCCGTTCCGCCCCGGTTCGCCCTCCCCTTGCAGGCGAAGCTGCGATCCTGTGTCCACCCCAGCCGGGATTTTCACCGACAGCTTCTTTTTCTCCAGCGTCATCCCCATCCCATGGCAGTTCTTGCACGGATGGGTGATCTTCACCCCTTCGCCGTGGCACGTGGGGCATGCCGTGGATATGGAGAAAAACCCTTGAGACCGCACCACCTTCCCCGTCCCCCGGCATGTGGCGCAGGTGGAAGCTTTCTTCCCTTTTTCGGATCGCGACCCGTGGCACACGGAGCAGGTGATATATTTTTCCACCTCGACTTCTTTTTCAACTCCGCGCACCGCGTCCATGAACTCTATCTGCATGTCATACCGCAGGTCCGAGCCCCGCCGCGCGCCGTCCGGCCTGCCACGTCCGCCGCCGAACCCGAAAAAGTCCTCGAAAATGTCGCCGAACGATGTGAATATGTCCTCGAACCCGCCGAAGCCGGAGAAGCCCGATTTCTTCAGCCCGTCGTGGCCAAAGCGGTCATACAACCCGCGTTTTTCCGGGTCGCGCAGCACTTCATAAGCCTCGGAGGCGGCCTTGAATTTCTCCTCCGCTTCCGGGTTGTCCGGATTCTGGTCGGGATGGTATTGATACGCCTTTTTCCGGTAGGCCTTCTTTATATCCTCCGGGGAGGCGTTGCGGGCCACTTCCAATAATTCGTAATAATCCTGCTTCGTCATGGCCCTTTACGCTTTCCTCCCAACCCGCACCATCGCCGGCCGCAGCACGCGCCCTTCGTACACATATCCGGGCGTCAGTTGTTCCATCACAATGTTGTCCAATGCGGCGTCCTCCACCTCCACCACCCCCACCGCCTGCGCCACCTCCGGGTCGAACGGTTTTTGCGCGCAATCGGTGACCGAAAGGCCGCGCACCGTAAGCGCCTTGACAAGCCCGTCGCGCAAAAGGCCCATCCCTTTGAGGATCGCCTCGTCTGCGTTGGCTTTCTTCGCGTGGTCGAGCGCCCTGTCAAAATCGTCCATCACAGGCAGGAGCGCCGATATCAGGTCGCCAAACCTCGCCTTGGCCCTGTTGTCCACGTCCGCTTCCAGCCGTTTGCGAAGCTGGTCCACCTCCGCCATCCGCTCCTTGTGGGCGGCGATATATTCGCGCAGCCGCTCGTCGTTCTGCCGCATCTGTTCGTTGAGCTGGTCAACGAATGTCGGTAGCCGTTCAAGGTCGGCCTCCGGCGCGTCGGAGCAGGTGTCGTCCACCGATTTTATCCGGCGCTTGTCACGCACTTCAACTTTATCGTCTTCACTCATCGCGTCATCAGGTCTTCAAGAATTTTAATCAAATCGCCGGTGACAAACCGTTCCGGCACGCCGCAATCGGCCCCGCGTTTACGGCTCGTGGCCGCATAGGCCCCGCCGGGGGCGCGGCCGGCGACGGTAACTTCGTCCACCAGGTTTCCAAGGGTATCATAGACCGACATCACAATCGCCGGTTTGTTTTGCCGGCTTTTGCCGGCGTTTTCGCAACGAAGGCTGGTCAAAGCCCATACAAGCCCGCTCCACGATTCAGGGTTTATGTCGCGCTGTTCGGGGCCGGTCATTTTATAGACGTCCCCTTTGCGGGCGATGTCGAACACCTGCCCGTGGCGGCTTATCACTATCCTTCCCACTTCGTCCGAACGGACCGGGAAATATCTGACGTCGAAAAATGTGGACGGTTTTACATTGAGCGCGTTAAAAGTATTGCCGTCAAGCTCCACGTATTTCTTGCCATCATCCGATAGCGCGTAATGCCGGCCGGAGCTTTTTTCAGCGGCGCTATATAGGCTGACCGTTTTGTCCTTCCCGCCAGCGGTGATGGTCATCTTCAAATCCGCAACGCCAGCCTGGGCGTCCGCAAGCTTTGTCCCCCTCGCCCGTTCAAGCTCGAATAAAATACTTTCAATCGCCGCCGTGTCCGCCTCCTTGCCTTGGGGTTCCACGATGCGCCAGCGGGTCTCATCGCTCTCTTTCTTTTTCTTCTCCGTCTCCGCCGAAAGTTTCCATCCCGGAGCCGCAAGGGTTATCTTCGTCACCGTGTTTTTATCGAACTTGACCAACGACAGGTCGCGGAACATGTCCGGCGTTTCCGGGGCGGATGTGTGAACGTCCTCCGGGATTCTCACCAATGTGCCAGAACCTGCCATCGTGGCGTACCGCCCCCCTTTCACCGTGGGCGAACCGATGAGAAGCGTTTCGGTGTTTATCGTTATCGAGGCGGCGGGCCTGTCCAGCCCGTACTGTTTCATGTCCGCAAGGTTGTCTTCCACAAATTCATCCGCCACCGCCGCCAGTGTTTTGGAAAGGTATTGCTCCACTTCCCCCGCGTCCAGCGCCCCTTGCGCGGGCTTTGCCAGGTTCCATCCGGCGTCCGATTTTTCCACGGTGATCTCAGCGCTTCCTTTTTTCACCGTGAGCGATTTCACATCGGATAGTTTTGCGCGGAATAGTTTCCTCTCCCGCAGGTCGAAAAGGTTTTTGAAAATGTCATCTGCATCGTGCGAATGGACCATATAGACATTGGGGGAACCATCCACCATCACATAACGCCCATGCCCCGCCGGGCTCACAGCGCCCACTTTTATGGTTTGCGATCCGCCGGATTGGGCGAACGTCACAGAATCGGGATTTTCCAGCCCGTAATCGGCAAGATTAGGCGCCGGGCCTATATCCTCGCCCCGTTCAAGCCCACTGGCTGCGATGATGATCGCGTCCACCGCTCCCGCCGCCGCCAAAGCCTTCACCGGGCCTGTGATTCTCCATTCCGCGCCGGCCTTTTCCAATACGATGGTCCCGGCCCCCTTTTTTATAGTGATGGAGCCTGCCTTGGCCGTGTCGAGGTCTAATAGTTTCGGGCCTGATTTTGCGCCGCCGTCCGCGCCTGTCTTTACGTGGCCCAGGTAATAATAAATGCCGCCAAGCGCCGCCAGCGTCAGCGACGCGATCCATATCCTGCGGCCTTTCATTTGCGCCTTCTTCGCCAGACGTAAACACCGCCGCCCGCCGCCGCCAATGGAATCGCCGCCACCGTGATCCAGAACACCGTGGCCAGTTGCCCGGCCGTGAAGAACACAGGGTTGAATCCCTTCGATTTGGGCTTTATGACGGCGCCGCCATCCCGCTCCGATAGCCAGTTGACCACGCCGATGAGCAGGTCCCGGTTGCCGGAGAAGTTGACGCTTGCGTTGGATGTGAAATCAGAATCGCCCGCCACGGCCATCCTTGTTTTCCGCGTTTTCTCGCCGATCTTGCGCTCTTCTTTGGACGGCCCTATCTCCCACTCGGCGGTGGCTATCAGCGTCAACGGGCCGGGATGATCCTTCGCCGGATCAAATTCCGGCCTCCCTTTTTCGATGGAGCCTGCGTCCGTCTCCCCCCAGCTTTGTTTCGCCGTGGCGGCGATGATGTCCAGCTTGGCGCCATCTATCCCTTTACCGGTCTGGATAGAGCGCGAAAGGGGGAACAGCGCCACAGCTTTCATGTCCTTCACCGCCGGATGCGGCCCGAACTCCGCCACCGCCGCCACCAACGGATCAAAGCCCAGCTGCTGGCTTAGCGGATCGAGGATCATGTCGTCGCGCAGGGTGAAGCCGAACCCCGCAAGCGATTTTTCAAAATTTTGCAGCCTGCCCGGATCGGCCATAAAAAACGCCGGTTTCCCGGCCTTTATGGCCGATTCCAGCGCCAGCGCCTCGGCTGGTTGCAAGTCTTTGGCCGGGCCGGGGACTATCAAAAGATCGGCGTCCCGGGGAACTTTGCCCTGCTCGAAAAGGTTTAGCGCGGCCACGATGTATCCTGCCCCTTCCAGCGCGTTTTTCGCCTCCGTCCAGCCCCCTTTGCCGTTGTCGGCCATGTCACGCTCGCCATGCCCCTTGAGCGCGTATATTTTTTTCTGCCCGGAGGAAGTCACGTGGGCGATGGCGTTGATGATCCCGTCTTCCGATATTCCATGTACGTTCTCGCGCCTGCCGGAGGCGGCCTCCACGATGACGGTGTCATAATCGGCCACGCTGTATTTTTTCGCGACGCCAGGCTTGCGGTCCGGATCCACGATCTCGTAACCGAACTTTTTGGCCGCATACGAAAACTGTTCGAGCGCATCCTTCGTCTCCTGCGCCTTTTCCGGCTTTACGAAGGCGTACACCTTTATGTCGTCCGTCAGGGCCGCCAGCGCGGCGGCGGCCTGCTTGCCGAGGGAAAATTTCTGATCCGCCGTCAAATCGAACCTTTTGTAATGGTTCACCCCGATAAGGTTTATCACCACCACAACCGCCATCACGATAATTGTGAAGGCCGCGCCCCCCATCGCTTTTTTCAGCCGCTTTTTCATAACGAGTTCAAGCCCTCCACGAGCGCGACTCCAGCGAGCGCAGCGTCAGGAATATGAAAAGGAAGATGAACGAAAGGTAATAGACCAGGTCCTTCGTGTCTATCACCCCCTTGGCGAAAGTCTCCATATGCTCCAGTATCGAGATGTGCCGCAGCGTCTCCGCCAATGGGCCCGAATCGCTCCCCACCGTCCAGGAAATCACCCACAGCATCAAAAGCGACCCGAACGATACCGCCGCGGAGATTATCTGGTTTTCCGTCAAGGTGGATATGAACATCCCCAAAGCGACGAACGACGCGGCCAGAAGCAGCAAGCCAAGGTACGCCGCCGCCACCGCGCCCCACGCCACCGGGCCGTAGATGGACGCAAGCGCCGTGTACACGAAGGTAACGGAAAGCATGGCCCCGAATAGCCCGAGGGCCGCCAGATATTTGCCGAGGGTGAGTTGCAAGCCTGTGACAGGCCACGTCAACAAAAGTTCGATGGAGCCGTTTTTCATCTCCTCGGAGAAAAGACGCATCGTGACGAGCGGGGCCAGCAGCAGCATCACCACCCCCATGTTGCCGAACAGCGGCCGGAGGACGAACGAGGCCATGTCCAGCTCCTGCGGCCCCATGTATTGCGCCATGCGGGAGGCTTCAAAGCTGGCCATCCCGTAAAACACCATACCGGAATAGAAAAAGTAGCCGGATATGAGCAGGAACATCACCATCACCGCATAGGCCACCGGCGAAAGGAAATAGGAGCGCAGTTCGCGCTTGAGGATTACGATGACGCTATTCATTGCCCCGCCCTCTCTTCAACGCCGGCCGCCTGCGGCTCCTCGGTCACAAGCTTCAAATAAACATCCTCCAGGGACATCGCCCCTCCCGCCGACAGCTCCATAAGTTCCCAGTCCATTTGCGCCACTAGTTTCACCGCCGCCTTGCGAAGGTTCATCCCCCCTTTCGGGGTGATGGCGCAGGAGACCACATCACCTTCAACCGTGGCCGAAACGTTTTCAACCTCCGGCATCGCTTTAATTGCGTTTATCACCTGCTCATGCGGCCCGGCGATCTTCAATGCCGTCTGCCCTCCGCCCCGGAACCTGGACGAAAGGTTTTGAGGCGTGTCCGCCGCGATGACTTTGCCTTTGTTTATTATCATCACCTTCGAGCAGATCATCTGCGCTTCGGGGAGGATGTGGGTGGAAAGGATCACGGTCCGTTTGCCAGCAAGCTCTTTTATCAGCGAGCGGATTTCGGCGATCTGTTTGGGGTCCAGCCCGATGGTCGGCTCGTCGAGCACCAGTATTTTAGGATCGGCCAGCAACGCCTGGGCCAGCCCCACCCGTTGCTTGTACCCTTTCGACAGCGATTTTATGAGCGAGCGGCGCCTGTCCGCAATCCGGACCGACTCCATCACCTCGTCCACCTGACGCCGCTTTTCGGCCCCCTTCAATCCCTTTATCTCGGCGGCGAAGTCCAGATATTCCCCCACGCGCATTTCGGTGTACAGCGGGGTGGATTCGGGAAGGTATCCCACCCGTTTTTTTACTTCCAGCGGATTTTCCGCCACGTCCAGCCCGTCCACCATCACCCGCCCTTCCGTGGGGGGCATGAATCCTGTGATGATGCGCATGGTGGTGGTCTTGCCGGCGCCGTTGGGGCCCAAAAAGCCGCAGATTTCCCCCGGTTCCATGGAAAACGATATATTGTCCACCGCCAGGGCCGCCCCGTAGCGCTTGGTGAGGTTCTCCGCCTTTATCAAGTCAACTGCCTGTAAGTTAAATACGTTGAATAATCAATAATTACAGCGACGCATAATGTATAAGACCGGCAAAGGCCAATGTCAATGCCGGGATGGATTTTATGATATTTTCAAGCGGCGCGCCCCCCCCCACGCACACCATGCCGTTTTCCATAGTTGAATATTTCCTTCATTCCAAAACTAATTATTGGGACACATATTTTTTGATTGAATCATGCTGTCCATCCATAGGCGCGCGAATTTGATCATCCCTCTTTTCGAAATATGAGTTTTACCTCCTATGCCGGCGTCGGTATAGGTTAAATACCTATCTCCCGGCGAGGTTAAATAGCTATCCGTATCAGGCCCGGGATATATTTTTTCTCCGCAGTTAACCAAGCCGATTTGAGCTTTTCTAATATGATCAGCGATTTTTCCGTCATTATATGTCGCCACTGAAACATAGATCGGAGCTGACACTCCCTTTTCCCTTATCGAATCGAGCATGCTTGAAAAACCAGCGGAATATTCCTGGCCCGAAAGTCCATGGTCCGCCTCCCCCTGGTGCCACATTATGTGGGTTATTTCAAATCCGCCAAGCCTTAATTCCGTGATGGCATTTTCTATCCTGCGATTTAAATGCCCTCCCCTGGCCCAATGCTTGACGCTTGATCCGCCCGCTCCAATCGATGTGATTAGCGCACTTTTGGAAAGTCCATTTTGTATGATAAGGTCACCTAGCCTGCTCCATACAGACGCTCTTTCGCCAGTGGCTCCCAGCAGAGGATCAGCGGCTTTATAACATTTCCCGCGATAATAATTATACACATCATATCTTGACGCATAGCCGGGCTTTTCACCATAATTTGCGGAATTGGACTGGCCAAGCGCCAGAATTACAGATGGAGCATGCGCTCTGACTTCACCGCAATCCACAACTTCCTTCCCGGAAACATCGGAGTATATTGGAAGGACCAATGTCCCATTCATGAAGTCTTGCGCGGGAATTTTGTACATCGCCATAATGGCGCCGGATATCGCGGACATGTGCTTGAACGCCCTGTCCTTGCACGGTATTGGACCGCAATAGGCTGATTTGCCGTTTATGTTCCGTATGTCCACATAGCTGACGGCGGTCAATCCCAATAAACGGCGGATATATTCCTTCTTTATCCGGTCATATTCCTCACGCAATCCATCGCGTGCGCTGTCCGATTCAACCGAAGGCATGTCCACTAACAGTATCATGGCTCCGTT
This is a stretch of genomic DNA from Nitrospinota bacterium. It encodes these proteins:
- a CDS encoding ABC transporter ATP-binding protein encodes the protein MIKAENLTKRYGAALAVDNISFSMEPGEICGFLGPNGAGKTTTMRIITGFMPPTEGRVMVDGLDVAENPLEVKKRVGYLPESTPLYTEMRVGEYLDFAAEIKGLKGAEKRRQVDEVMESVRIADRRRSLIKSLSKGYKQRVGLAQALLADPKILVLDEPTIGLDPKQIAEIRSLIKELAGKRTVILSTHILPEAQMICSKVMIINKGKVIAADTPQNLSSRFRGGGQTALKIAGPHEQVINAIKAMPEVENVSATVEGDVVSCAITPKGGMNLRKAAVKLVAQMDWELMELSAGGAMSLEDVYLKLVTEEPQAAGVEERAGQ
- a CDS encoding ABC transporter permease subunit; translation: MNSVIVILKRELRSYFLSPVAYAVMVMFLLISGYFFYSGMVFYGMASFEASRMAQYMGPQELDMASFVLRPLFGNMGVVMLLLAPLVTMRLFSEEMKNGSIELLLTWPVTGLQLTLGKYLAALGLFGAMLSVTFVYTALASIYGPVAWGAVAAAYLGLLLLAASFVALGMFISTLTENQIISAAVSFGSLLMLWVISWTVGSDSGPLAETLRHISILEHMETFAKGVIDTKDLVYYLSFIFLFIFLTLRSLESRSWRA
- a CDS encoding GldG family protein, with the protein product MKKRLKKAMGGAAFTIIVMAVVVVINLIGVNHYKRFDLTADQKFSLGKQAAAALAALTDDIKVYAFVKPEKAQETKDALEQFSYAAKKFGYEIVDPDRKPGVAKKYSVADYDTVIVEAASGRRENVHGISEDGIINAIAHVTSSGQKKIYALKGHGERDMADNGKGGWTEAKNALEGAGYIVAALNLFEQGKVPRDADLLIVPGPAKDLQPAEALALESAIKAGKPAFFMADPGRLQNFEKSLAGFGFTLRDDMILDPLSQQLGFDPLVAAVAEFGPHPAVKDMKAVALFPLSRSIQTGKGIDGAKLDIIAATAKQSWGETDAGSIEKGRPEFDPAKDHPGPLTLIATAEWEIGPSKEERKIGEKTRKTRMAVAGDSDFTSNASVNFSGNRDLLIGVVNWLSERDGGAVIKPKSKGFNPVFFTAGQLATVFWITVAAIPLAAAGGGVYVWRRRRK
- a CDS encoding nucleotide exchange factor GrpE, which produces MSEDDKVEVRDKRRIKSVDDTCSDAPEADLERLPTFVDQLNEQMRQNDERLREYIAAHKERMAEVDQLRKRLEADVDNRAKARFGDLISALLPVMDDFDRALDHAKKANADEAILKGMGLLRDGLVKALTVRGLSVTDCAQKPFDPEVAQAVGVVEVEDAALDNIVMEQLTPGYVYEGRVLRPAMVRVGRKA
- the dnaJ gene encoding molecular chaperone DnaJ → MTKQDYYELLEVARNASPEDIKKAYRKKAYQYHPDQNPDNPEAEEKFKAASEAYEVLRDPEKRGLYDRFGHDGLKKSGFSGFGGFEDIFTSFGDIFEDFFGFGGGRGRPDGARRGSDLRYDMQIEFMDAVRGVEKEVEVEKYITCSVCHGSRSEKGKKASTCATCRGTGKVVRSQGFFSISTACPTCHGEGVKITHPCKNCHGMGMTLEKKKLSVKIPAGVDTGSQLRLQGEGEPGRNGGPAGSLYVVIYVKESDKFQRHGDDVLVTVPVTFSQAALGADIKISTLDGEESFTAPAGTQSDTLHKLEGRGVPHLRHYGKGDLIIRLVVVTPAKISKRQEELLRELAELDGGEVRPHQKGFFEKFMG
- a CDS encoding class II fructose-bisphosphate aldolase — protein: MKVADAKELLASISNCAVAEGGSLKITDPSACQGKAIDKLAYNAVFGQTPEIRGTARWAIKSVGIALGVWSASIQGLYEAMGRGEVKGYTVPAVNIRGMTYDVARALARTAVRNNCGTFIYEIAKSEIEYTFQRPAEYTAVMLAAAIKEGFRGPVFVQGDHFQVNVKKYKADPAKEVETLKKLIAEAVEGGFYNIDIDTSTLVDLSKPDLTGQQRLNFEVGAELTAHVRKHEPAGVTVSVGGEIGEVGEKNSTVEELVAYMDGYNSTLKKYGANLKGISKVSVQTGTTHGGVPLADGTIAKVKLDFDTLEKMSHTAREKYGLSGAVQHGASTLPDDAFHRFPETTTSEVHLATGFQNMVYDSPNLPQPLRDKMYGLLKEKFKAEWKEGQTEEQFIYKTRKKGFGLVKEEIWTLPSEVRATLRGELEAKFDFLFKKLGVVGNRKDVEKYVKPVQIAPSLEKEIASA
- a CDS encoding DUF4340 domain-containing protein, giving the protein MKGRRIWIASLTLAALGGIYYYLGHVKTGADGGAKSGPKLLDLDTAKAGSITIKKGAGTIVLEKAGAEWRITGPVKALAAAGAVDAIIIAASGLERGEDIGPAPNLADYGLENPDSVTFAQSGGSQTIKVGAVSPAGHGRYVMVDGSPNVYMVHSHDADDIFKNLFDLRERKLFRAKLSDVKSLTVKKGSAEITVEKSDAGWNLAKPAQGALDAGEVEQYLSKTLAAVADEFVEDNLADMKQYGLDRPAASITINTETLLIGSPTVKGGRYATMAGSGTLVRIPEDVHTSAPETPDMFRDLSLVKFDKNTVTKITLAAPGWKLSAETEKKKKESDETRWRIVEPQGKEADTAAIESILFELERARGTKLADAQAGVADLKMTITAGGKDKTVSLYSAAEKSSGRHYALSDDGKKYVELDGNTFNALNVKPSTFFDVRYFPVRSDEVGRIVISRHGQVFDIARKGDVYKMTGPEQRDINPESWSGLVWALTSLRCENAGKSRQNKPAIVMSVYDTLGNLVDEVTVAGRAPGGAYAATSRKRGADCGVPERFVTGDLIKILEDLMTR